A window of the Roseburia sp. 831b genome harbors these coding sequences:
- the rbfA gene encoding 30S ribosome-binding factor RbfA has translation MRKNSIKNTRINGEVLRELSNIIRGEIKDPRINPMTSVVTVEVAPDLKTCKAYISVLGDEESQQATLAGLKSAEGFIRSKLAKTINLRKTPEIKFILDQSIEYGVKMSKMIDDVTKDIEE, from the coding sequence ATGAGAAAAAATAGTATCAAAAACACCAGAATTAATGGGGAAGTATTACGTGAGTTAAGCAATATTATTCGTGGAGAAATCAAAGATCCACGCATCAATCCAATGACAAGCGTAGTTACGGTTGAAGTGGCTCCAGATTTAAAAACCTGTAAGGCATATATCAGTGTTCTCGGGGATGAAGAGTCACAGCAGGCTACACTTGCCGGCTTAAAGAGTGCAGAAGGATTTATTCGAAGCAAACTTGCAAAAACCATCAATTTAAGAAAAACACCGGAGATTAAATTTATCTTAGACCAGTCGATTGAGTACGGTGTAAAGATGTCAAAAATGATTGATGATGTGACAAAGGATATCGAAGAATAA
- the rpsO gene encoding 30S ribosomal protein S15 codes for MIAKEKKQAIIAEYGRTPGDTGSPEVQIAILTARIEELTEHLKVNQKDHHSRRGLLKMVGQRRGLLAYLKKTDIERYRSLIERLGLRK; via the coding sequence ATGATCGCAAAAGAAAAGAAACAGGCAATTATTGCAGAATATGGTAGAACACCTGGAGATACAGGTTCACCAGAAGTACAGATCGCTATCTTAACAGCACGTATCGAAGAGTTAACAGAGCATTTAAAAGTTAACCAGAAAGATCATCATTCCAGAAGAGGACTTCTTAAAATGGTAGGTCAGAGACGTGGTTTATTAGCATACTTAAAGAAAACAGATATCGAAAGATATCGTTCTTTAATTGAGCGTTTAGGTCTTAGAAAATAA
- the truB gene encoding tRNA pseudouridine(55) synthase TruB: protein MVNGIINVYKEKGYTSFDVVAKLRGILKQKKIGHTGTLDPDAQGVLPVCLGKATKVCDLLTDKNKEYKAVMLLGKVTDTQDMSGTVLQEREVCVSEQEVRDAVLSFVGDYEQVPPMYSALKVNGKKLCDLAREGKTVERKARPVRILSIEIEKIELPRVTMKVECSKGTYIRTLCQDIGEKLGCGACMESLLRTKVSKFFVEDALTLGQIEELVAKEGAGMEPAEWSAKTFSFIQPVDSVFVQYPKAVVLQNYDKVLYNGNRLEKEFFQNYQSEWEETPIRIYDEKDCFIGLYEYKPVQKNYKPAKMFIET from the coding sequence ATGGTTAACGGAATCATTAACGTTTATAAAGAAAAAGGATATACCTCGTTTGATGTTGTTGCAAAGTTAAGAGGAATCCTGAAACAAAAAAAGATTGGACACACCGGTACACTTGACCCGGATGCACAGGGGGTGCTTCCGGTGTGCCTTGGAAAAGCGACAAAAGTCTGTGACCTTTTGACGGATAAGAACAAAGAGTACAAAGCGGTGATGCTTCTTGGAAAAGTGACGGATACCCAGGATATGTCCGGCACCGTGTTACAGGAGCGGGAAGTCTGTGTGAGTGAGCAGGAAGTTCGCGATGCAGTACTGTCTTTTGTGGGCGATTATGAGCAGGTTCCGCCGATGTATTCCGCGTTAAAAGTGAATGGGAAAAAGCTTTGTGATCTCGCAAGGGAAGGAAAGACGGTAGAGCGTAAGGCGAGACCGGTTCGGATTCTTTCGATTGAGATTGAAAAAATAGAACTCCCAAGGGTCACAATGAAAGTGGAGTGTTCCAAAGGAACCTATATCAGAACGCTTTGTCAGGATATCGGAGAAAAATTAGGTTGTGGAGCCTGCATGGAGAGTCTGCTCCGCACAAAAGTTTCGAAATTTTTCGTAGAAGATGCACTGACATTAGGACAGATTGAAGAACTTGTTGCAAAAGAGGGAGCGGGAATGGAGCCGGCAGAGTGGAGCGCCAAAACGTTTTCTTTTATACAACCGGTAGATTCTGTTTTTGTGCAGTATCCTAAGGCAGTGGTTTTGCAGAACTATGACAAAGTGTTATACAATGGAAATCGTCTGGAAAAAGAATTTTTCCAGAATTATCAAAGCGAATGGGAAGAGACACCGATTCGTATTTATGATGAAAAGGATTGCTTTATCGGCTTATATGAATACAAACCAGTTCAAAAGAATTACAAGCCGGCAAAGATGTTTATAGAGACATGA
- a CDS encoding polyribonucleotide nucleotidyltransferase — protein sequence MYKSFSMELAGRTLTVDIGRVCAQANGAALLRYGDTTVLSTATASDKPRDGIDFFPLSVEYEEKMYAVGKIPGGFNKREGKASENAVLTSRVIDRPMRPLFPKDYRNDVTLNNMVMSVDTECRPEVVAMLGAALATTISDIPFDGPCAMTQMGLVDGEFIVNPSQKDWDNGDLQLTVASTSTKVIMIEAGANEVPEDKMIEAIYKCHEVNQTIIAFMNQIVAEVGKKKHEYTSCAIPEEMFAAMREIVTPEQMEEAVFTDEKQVREENIRNITDKFAEAFAENEEWLAVLGEAVYQYQKKTVRKMILKDHKRPDGRAIDQIRPLAAEVDLIPRVHGSAMFTRGQTQICDVVTLAPLSEVQKIDGLDENITTKRYMHQYNFPAYSVGETKVSRGPGRREIGHGALAEKALMAVLPSVEEFPYTIRAVSETFESNGSTSMASTCASCMSLMAAGVPIKAMVAGISCGLVTGETDDDYIVLTDIQGLEDFFGDMDFKVTGTHKGITAIQMDIKIHGLTRPIVEEAIRRTREARLYIMDEVMSKAIAEPRKEVGKYAPKIVQIQIDPAKIGDVVGQRGKTINEIIDRTGVKIDITDDGAVSVCGTDAEKMDQAVEMIKIITTDFEEGQVFTGKVVSIKEFGAFIEFAPGKEGMVHISKISKERINHVEDVLTLGETVRVVCLGKDKMGRISFSMKDVKEEA from the coding sequence ATGTATAAAAGTTTTTCAATGGAACTTGCAGGCAGAACGCTTACCGTTGATATCGGAAGAGTATGTGCGCAGGCAAATGGTGCAGCTTTATTAAGATATGGAGATACTACGGTATTATCCACAGCAACTGCATCTGACAAACCAAGAGATGGGATTGATTTCTTCCCATTGAGTGTGGAATATGAAGAGAAAATGTATGCCGTAGGAAAAATCCCAGGTGGATTTAACAAAAGAGAAGGAAAAGCATCCGAAAATGCAGTGCTTACTTCCCGTGTTATTGACCGCCCTATGAGACCATTATTCCCCAAAGATTACAGAAATGATGTAACCTTAAATAATATGGTAATGTCCGTAGATACAGAGTGCAGACCTGAGGTTGTCGCAATGCTTGGTGCAGCACTTGCAACTACAATTTCTGATATTCCATTTGACGGTCCATGTGCAATGACACAGATGGGATTGGTAGATGGAGAGTTTATCGTAAACCCATCCCAGAAAGATTGGGATAACGGTGATTTACAGCTTACCGTTGCATCTACTTCCACAAAAGTAATCATGATTGAAGCTGGAGCAAACGAAGTTCCAGAAGATAAAATGATTGAAGCAATCTACAAATGCCATGAAGTAAACCAGACCATCATTGCATTTATGAACCAGATTGTTGCCGAGGTTGGCAAGAAGAAACACGAATATACAAGCTGTGCCATTCCAGAAGAGATGTTTGCTGCGATGAGAGAAATCGTAACACCGGAACAGATGGAAGAGGCTGTTTTCACAGATGAAAAACAGGTTCGTGAAGAGAATATCCGTAACATTACAGATAAATTTGCAGAGGCATTTGCAGAGAACGAAGAATGGCTTGCAGTATTAGGCGAGGCAGTATATCAGTACCAGAAGAAGACTGTCCGTAAGATGATTTTAAAAGATCACAAACGTCCAGATGGTCGTGCCATCGATCAGATTCGTCCACTTGCAGCTGAGGTTGATTTGATTCCTAGAGTGCATGGTTCCGCAATGTTTACACGTGGACAGACTCAGATTTGTGACGTTGTTACACTTGCTCCATTATCTGAAGTACAGAAAATCGACGGATTAGATGAAAATATTACAACAAAAAGATACATGCATCAGTACAACTTCCCAGCATACTCTGTTGGTGAGACAAAAGTATCCCGTGGACCGGGACGTCGTGAAATTGGACATGGTGCTTTGGCTGAGAAAGCGCTTATGGCAGTCCTTCCATCAGTGGAAGAATTCCCATACACCATCCGTGCAGTATCTGAGACATTTGAGTCCAACGGCTCTACTTCCATGGCATCTACCTGTGCATCCTGTATGTCACTTATGGCTGCCGGTGTTCCAATCAAAGCGATGGTTGCAGGTATTTCCTGTGGTCTTGTAACAGGCGAGACAGACGATGATTACATCGTTTTAACGGATATCCAGGGATTAGAGGATTTCTTTGGAGATATGGACTTTAAGGTAACCGGTACTCATAAAGGTATTACTGCAATCCAGATGGATATCAAGATTCACGGATTAACAAGACCTATCGTAGAGGAAGCAATCCGAAGAACAAGAGAAGCAAGACTTTATATCATGGATGAAGTCATGTCAAAAGCAATCGCAGAGCCAAGAAAAGAAGTTGGAAAATATGCTCCAAAGATTGTTCAGATTCAGATTGACCCTGCTAAGATTGGCGATGTTGTCGGACAGAGAGGAAAGACCATCAACGAGATTATCGACCGTACCGGTGTGAAGATTGATATCACAGATGACGGAGCAGTTTCCGTATGCGGTACAGATGCAGAGAAGATGGATCAGGCAGTTGAGATGATTAAGATTATCACAACTGACTTTGAAGAAGGACAGGTATTCACTGGAAAAGTTGTCAGCATCAAAGAATTCGGTGCCTTCATCGAGTTTGCACCGGGAAAAGAAGGAATGGTTCATATTTCCAAGATTTCCAAAGAAAGAATCAACCATGTAGAAGACGTTCTTACATTAGGTGAGACTGTAAGAGTTGTTTGCCTTGGAAAAGACAAGATGGGACGTATCAGCTTCTCCATGAAAGATGTAAAAGAAGAGGCATAG
- a CDS encoding bifunctional riboflavin kinase/FAD synthetase, with the protein MKYIKDTVDFNIEENTVLSLGKFDGVHRGHDLLLENLFQKKKEGLSAAIFTFNIPPRQNVEHAMQHVLTTNEEKMHLLEQLGVDYLIECPFTREIMCMEAQDFVRKIVKELHVKCFVVGDDFHFGHNRCGDYHMLRDMAEELGYEVIVVKKIKEDERDISSTFVREEVELGHIEKANHLLGYPYFVCGKVEHGKEIGRTIGIPTINLLPPKEKLLPPFGVYVSKVLIDGKEYHGVTNVGRKPTIAGENPVGVETHILDVAQDLYGKEVKVEFLKFVRPEQKFDSVESLKNQMQQDVATAERFFQK; encoded by the coding sequence ATGAAATATATCAAAGATACGGTAGATTTTAATATTGAAGAAAACACGGTGCTTTCACTTGGAAAATTTGATGGTGTTCACCGTGGACATGACCTTCTTTTGGAAAATTTGTTTCAAAAAAAGAAGGAAGGATTAAGTGCGGCAATTTTTACGTTTAACATTCCGCCGCGTCAGAATGTAGAACATGCCATGCAGCATGTTTTGACGACAAATGAAGAAAAAATGCATCTTCTAGAACAGCTTGGTGTGGATTATCTGATTGAGTGTCCGTTTACCAGGGAAATTATGTGCATGGAGGCGCAGGACTTTGTGCGAAAAATTGTAAAGGAACTGCATGTGAAATGTTTTGTTGTGGGGGATGATTTTCACTTCGGACATAACAGGTGCGGAGACTATCACATGCTTCGTGATATGGCAGAAGAACTCGGCTATGAGGTCATTGTCGTCAAGAAAATTAAAGAAGACGAAAGAGACATCAGCAGCACATTTGTAAGAGAAGAAGTGGAACTTGGACATATCGAGAAGGCAAATCATCTTTTGGGTTATCCATATTTTGTATGTGGAAAAGTAGAACATGGAAAAGAAATCGGACGAACGATTGGAATTCCAACCATCAATTTACTTCCACCAAAAGAAAAACTGCTGCCACCGTTTGGGGTCTATGTTTCCAAGGTGCTGATAGACGGAAAAGAATACCATGGTGTGACGAATGTCGGAAGAAAGCCTACAATTGCAGGTGAGAATCCGGTTGGCGTCGAGACCCATATTCTGGATGTAGCGCAAGACCTCTATGGAAAAGAAGTGAAAGTGGAATTCTTAAAGTTTGTCCGCCCGGAACAAAAGTTTGATTCGGTGGAGAGTTTAAAGAATCAGATGCAACAGGACGTCGCGACGGCAGAAAGATTTTTTCAAAAATAA
- a CDS encoding S8 family peptidase produces the protein MERVRRYIHADYAYKMGLSGKNVTIAVMDTGIVPHPDLKDRIVLFRDFCQNRIGLYDDNGHGTHIAGILAGNGMQSILNKKGNYMGIAPKARLISLKVLDAKGNGSTQNMLEAVDYLLRIRERFHIRILNISVGMLPDAGKKEQLALLEAVERLWDAGIVVVAAAGNNGPKENTVTVPGISRKIVTVGSCDDTEQVTLKNGLESGYSGSGPTACCIVKPEILAPGTNIISCNKNMKGYTVKSGTSMAAPVVSGSIALLTELHPDFTPQEIKLRLYERAYPRGRQIGKKCWGIVHVENLIREGKW, from the coding sequence ATGGAACGAGTACGAAGATATATTCATGCTGATTATGCATATAAAATGGGGTTGAGCGGGAAAAATGTTACAATAGCGGTTATGGACACCGGGATTGTGCCACATCCGGATTTGAAGGATCGAATTGTGCTGTTTCGCGATTTCTGCCAGAACCGGATTGGCTTATATGATGATAATGGACATGGCACACACATTGCCGGCATTCTGGCTGGAAATGGCATGCAATCCATTTTAAATAAAAAAGGAAATTATATGGGAATCGCACCAAAGGCAAGGCTGATTTCACTAAAAGTATTAGATGCGAAAGGAAATGGAAGTACACAAAATATGTTAGAGGCAGTCGATTATCTGCTTCGTATCCGGGAACGTTTCCACATTCGAATTTTAAATATTTCCGTTGGCATGCTGCCGGATGCCGGGAAAAAAGAGCAGCTTGCGCTTCTTGAGGCTGTGGAAAGACTGTGGGACGCAGGAATTGTGGTCGTGGCGGCGGCAGGCAATAACGGGCCAAAAGAAAATACGGTTACCGTTCCGGGAATATCCAGGAAAATTGTCACCGTTGGAAGCTGTGATGATACGGAACAGGTCACATTGAAAAATGGTCTTGAGTCAGGATACAGTGGAAGTGGACCGACCGCGTGCTGCATTGTAAAACCGGAGATTTTGGCGCCGGGAACCAATATTATCAGCTGCAATAAGAATATGAAAGGGTATACCGTAAAGAGCGGAACATCGATGGCGGCACCCGTTGTCAGCGGTTCCATTGCACTTTTGACAGAACTGCATCCCGATTTTACACCTCAGGAAATCAAACTACGTTTGTATGAGCGTGCATATCCAAGGGGCAGACAGATTGGAAAAAAATGCTGGGGAATTGTGCATGTAGAAAATTTAATCCGAGAGGGAAAATGGTGA
- a CDS encoding DHH family phosphoesterase yields the protein MKDLDSLLTGAKTVAIAGHVRPDGDCVGSCLATYNYIKTYHKEIEVCVYLEPIPNIFKFMAGAEQIKLPQKEQKVYDLFIAQDCGDVGRLGDAAHYFECAKRTACIDHHVSNQSFADDNYIFPLASSTSELIFELLPKERLTKEIAECIYTGIIHDTGVFQYSCTSAKTMQAAGVLMECGINFSKIVDETFFTKTYNQNRIMGQALVKSELYLDGKCIVSVITQEEMKRFDVLPKHLEGIVAQLRVTKDVEAAIFLYENEGGSFKVSTRSSGNVDVSKIAVKYGGGGHARAAGITMNGSADEIIKTIVADVAKQLEQ from the coding sequence ATGAAAGATTTAGATTCTTTATTAACAGGAGCAAAAACAGTTGCAATTGCAGGTCATGTCAGACCGGATGGCGACTGCGTAGGCTCCTGCCTTGCTACATATAACTATATTAAGACATATCACAAAGAGATAGAAGTCTGTGTCTATTTAGAGCCAATCCCAAACATTTTTAAATTTATGGCGGGAGCAGAGCAAATCAAATTACCGCAGAAAGAGCAAAAAGTTTACGATTTGTTTATTGCACAGGACTGCGGAGATGTTGGAAGATTAGGCGATGCGGCGCATTACTTTGAATGTGCAAAAAGAACAGCCTGCATTGATCATCATGTCAGCAACCAAAGTTTTGCGGATGACAATTACATCTTTCCGCTGGCAAGCTCTACATCGGAATTGATTTTTGAATTGCTTCCAAAGGAACGTCTCACCAAAGAGATTGCAGAATGCATCTATACCGGAATCATTCATGATACGGGTGTGTTCCAGTATTCCTGTACATCGGCAAAAACCATGCAGGCAGCCGGTGTTCTGATGGAATGTGGCATCAACTTTTCAAAGATTGTGGATGAAACCTTTTTTACAAAAACCTATAATCAAAACCGTATTATGGGACAGGCTTTGGTGAAAAGTGAACTTTATCTCGATGGAAAATGCATTGTTTCTGTGATTACACAGGAAGAAATGAAGCGTTTTGACGTGCTTCCGAAACATTTAGAAGGAATTGTGGCACAGTTACGTGTGACAAAAGATGTGGAGGCGGCTATCTTTTTGTATGAAAATGAAGGTGGAAGCTTCAAGGTAAGCACCAGGTCAAGCGGCAATGTGGATGTGTCAAAAATTGCTGTTAAATACGGTGGCGGTGGTCATGCAAGAGCAGCCGGAATCACAATGAACGGCAGTGCAGATGAGATTATAAAGACGATTGTAGCGGACGTGGCAAAACAGTTAGAACAGTAA
- a CDS encoding C40 family peptidase, with translation MKSNYSKAISAVVIGALVVSAACISNQEKDRNKNQDASVTAGVSSEFANVSLNQNVASGVALSLASNIENLPLTATVSETDTVVTAAGQEENAESAENTENTQDTTICGYTNLGIASVEGNLNVREQATTDSDIVGKMQGDAACEILEVDGEWTKISSGNVTGYVSSEFLLTGDAARARAAEIETTVAKVNTTTLYVREATNTDCRIVALVGTGEELEVLEALDGWYKVSVDDEEGYISADYVEVSEQLPKAQTITELKYGQGISDVRVSVVSYATQFVGNPYVWGGTSLTKGADCSGFTMSVMANYGVYLPHSSKAQANCGTRVSASEAQPGDLFFYGSGKSINHVAIYIGNGQIVHASNKKTGIKISNAFYRSPICVVRVLGD, from the coding sequence ATGAAATCGAATTATTCAAAAGCAATAAGTGCCGTGGTAATTGGAGCGCTTGTTGTTTCAGCAGCATGTATCAGCAATCAGGAGAAAGACAGAAATAAAAATCAGGATGCATCCGTAACAGCAGGTGTTTCATCCGAGTTTGCAAACGTTTCTTTGAATCAGAACGTTGCATCAGGAGTTGCCCTTAGCCTTGCATCCAATATAGAGAATCTTCCACTGACCGCAACAGTATCCGAGACTGATACTGTGGTAACAGCAGCCGGACAGGAAGAGAATGCAGAAAGTGCAGAAAATACGGAGAACACACAGGATACGACTATTTGTGGATATACCAATCTTGGAATAGCCAGCGTGGAAGGCAATTTAAATGTAAGAGAACAGGCAACCACAGATTCTGACATCGTGGGTAAGATGCAGGGAGATGCAGCTTGTGAGATCTTAGAGGTAGACGGTGAATGGACGAAGATTTCATCCGGAAATGTAACCGGTTATGTGTCATCGGAATTTTTACTGACTGGAGATGCAGCAAGAGCAAGGGCAGCTGAGATTGAGACAACAGTTGCAAAAGTAAATACGACAACCCTTTACGTGCGTGAAGCAACCAATACCGATTGCAGAATTGTCGCATTGGTGGGTACCGGTGAGGAATTGGAAGTATTAGAAGCATTAGACGGCTGGTATAAAGTATCTGTGGATGATGAGGAAGGCTATATTTCAGCAGATTATGTTGAAGTATCCGAACAGCTTCCAAAGGCACAGACGATAACAGAGTTAAAATATGGTCAGGGAATCTCAGATGTGAGGGTATCGGTTGTTTCCTATGCGACACAGTTTGTTGGAAACCCATATGTCTGGGGTGGTACAAGCTTGACAAAAGGAGCCGACTGTTCTGGATTTACCATGAGTGTCATGGCAAACTATGGCGTTTACCTGCCACATTCTTCAAAAGCGCAGGCAAATTGCGGAACCAGAGTCTCCGCATCGGAAGCACAGCCGGGTGATTTGTTCTTCTACGGAAGTGGCAAGAGTATTAACCATGTTGCAATTTATATCGGAAACGGTCAGATTGTACATGCAAGTAATAAGAAGACCGGTATTAAGATTTCCAATGCATTTTACCGTTCCCCAATCTGTGTGGTAAGAGTGTTAGGCGATTAA